A single Pseudomonas brassicacearum DNA region contains:
- a CDS encoding amidohydrolase family protein yields MSLPRLICAWLLVVSSSGAVAREYTYSDAHLHYVDFFQETAGMPKLLQAMADNRIEHVMISGVPVAKKWHEDEPKRPRYYAGDDADAYWYSATDVIVAAAVSKLTQEQRRHFHPFLSGFNPNDKNSAAHIQRMLDLYPGLWQGIGEVFTRHDDLTALTSGDTPRANNEAMTRIYHLAAENDLPVMLHSNITSKREKNPLYLAEIEEPLRNHPHTRFIWAHAGTSMEIHRHQTRLDFLLPTLTRMLEAYPNLYIDLSWSVLTPYLLDEAGKPRDEWVTLVKRFPERFMVGSDVVGRFNKLGKELRSFDPFLDALPQDVAQKVARDNFLAVLCGSKACLR; encoded by the coding sequence GTGTCCCTGCCCCGTTTGATCTGTGCCTGGCTGCTGGTTGTTTCCAGCAGCGGTGCCGTGGCTCGCGAATATACCTACAGCGATGCACATCTGCATTACGTCGATTTCTTCCAGGAAACCGCCGGCATGCCCAAGTTGCTCCAGGCGATGGCGGACAATCGCATTGAGCATGTAATGATTTCCGGTGTGCCGGTGGCCAAGAAATGGCACGAGGACGAGCCCAAGCGTCCGCGCTATTACGCCGGTGACGACGCGGATGCCTATTGGTACAGCGCCACCGACGTGATTGTCGCCGCCGCGGTGAGCAAGCTGACCCAGGAACAACGCCGGCACTTCCATCCTTTTTTGTCGGGCTTCAATCCCAACGACAAGAACTCCGCCGCCCATATCCAGCGCATGCTCGATCTCTACCCGGGTTTGTGGCAAGGCATCGGCGAGGTCTTCACCCGTCATGACGACCTGACGGCGCTGACCTCGGGCGACACCCCACGGGCCAACAACGAAGCCATGACGCGGATCTATCACCTGGCGGCCGAGAACGACTTGCCGGTGATGCTGCATTCCAACATCACTTCCAAGCGTGAGAAAAATCCGCTGTACCTGGCAGAAATCGAGGAACCGTTGCGCAATCACCCGCACACGCGCTTCATCTGGGCCCATGCCGGTACCAGCATGGAAATCCATCGCCACCAGACCCGCTTGGATTTTCTGTTGCCGACCCTGACCCGCATGCTCGAGGCCTACCCCAATCTGTACATAGACCTGTCCTGGAGCGTGCTCACGCCGTATTTGCTGGACGAGGCGGGTAAGCCCCGGGATGAGTGGGTAACGCTGGTGAAGCGCTTTCCTGAGCGCTTCATGGTGGGCTCGGATGTCGTCGGGCGGTTCAACAAGTTGGGCAAGGAGTTGCGCAGTTTCGATCCGTTTCTCGATGCCTTGCCGCAAGACGTGGCGCAGAAGGTGGCGCGGGATAACTTTTTGGCGGTGTTGTGTGGGAGCAAGGCTTGCCTGCGGTGA
- a CDS encoding pirin family protein: MTTPLTVRPRAEDVEGQPILRPLPSAKCRNVGPFVFFDHMLQTTYPAGKGMNIRQHPHIGLSTLTYLFEGKLQHKDSLGSDQVVGAGDVSWMTAGSAIAHVERTPESLLGSAFIMHGLQVWLASPKAHEQGPGHYSHHPAHSLPVSENLGVSIRMIAGSGFCLESPVPVLSPTLYAELKLQTATTLLIPNEHEERALYVVSGEASLDGEPVEAHSLVILPIGEEMTLFADSDCHAVLFGGAPLDGPRRINWNFVASDPARIDEARRRWAAGDWPTVPGESERIELP, encoded by the coding sequence ATGACCACTCCCCTGACCGTTCGCCCCCGCGCCGAAGACGTCGAAGGCCAGCCGATTCTTCGTCCGCTGCCGTCCGCCAAATGCCGCAACGTCGGGCCTTTCGTGTTTTTCGATCACATGCTGCAAACCACCTACCCGGCCGGCAAAGGCATGAACATCCGCCAGCATCCGCATATCGGCCTGTCCACCCTCACCTACCTGTTCGAAGGAAAACTCCAGCACAAGGACAGCCTCGGTTCCGATCAGGTGGTGGGTGCCGGGGATGTCAGTTGGATGACCGCTGGCAGTGCCATCGCCCACGTCGAGCGCACTCCCGAATCCTTGCTCGGCAGCGCTTTTATCATGCACGGGTTGCAAGTCTGGTTGGCCTCACCCAAGGCCCACGAACAGGGCCCCGGGCACTACAGTCATCACCCGGCTCACAGCCTGCCCGTCAGCGAGAACCTGGGAGTCAGCATCCGCATGATCGCCGGGTCAGGCTTTTGCCTGGAATCGCCAGTGCCGGTGCTGTCGCCGACGCTTTATGCCGAGTTGAAGCTGCAAACCGCGACGACCTTGCTGATTCCCAACGAACATGAAGAGCGGGCGCTGTATGTGGTGAGCGGCGAAGCGTCATTGGATGGCGAGCCGGTAGAAGCCCATTCCCTGGTGATATTGCCGATCGGGGAAGAGATGACGCTGTTTGCCGACAGTGACTGCCATGCCGTGCTGTTCGGCGGTGCCCCCCTGGACGGGCCGCGTCGGATCAATTGGAATTTCGTCGCCAGCGACCCGGCCCGGATCGATGAAGCCCGCCGACGCTGGGCGGCTGGGGACTGGCCGACTGTGCCGGGGGAAAGCGAGCGGATCGAATTGCCCTAA
- a CDS encoding dienelactone hydrolase family protein, with amino-acid sequence MSQVTVRSLVYQIEGQSYEGRLAFDVNQQGPRPGLLMAPNWMGVGAGAEDIAKSVAANGYVVLIADLYGQTVRPSNADEAGAAMMPLKNDRALLRKRMQAAFEQLQSQGEAQVDASRLATFGFCFGGCCALELARSGAPLKAAISFHGTLDTPNPADAQNITGAVLVMHGASDPLVPKEQLPAFEDEMNAAGVDWQLLSYGGAVHSFTDPQANVPGKMMYDAKVAGRAFRSMHNLLDEVFRG; translated from the coding sequence ATGAGTCAGGTTACGGTTCGTTCGCTGGTCTATCAGATCGAAGGGCAAAGTTATGAAGGTCGCCTGGCCTTCGACGTCAATCAGCAGGGCCCGCGCCCGGGGTTGCTGATGGCGCCGAACTGGATGGGTGTGGGGGCGGGTGCCGAGGACATTGCCAAGTCGGTGGCGGCCAACGGTTATGTGGTGTTGATTGCCGACTTGTACGGGCAGACGGTCCGTCCGAGCAATGCCGATGAGGCGGGGGCGGCGATGATGCCCCTCAAGAATGACCGGGCCTTGTTGCGCAAGCGCATGCAGGCGGCGTTCGAGCAACTGCAAAGCCAGGGTGAAGCGCAGGTCGACGCTTCCAGGCTGGCCACGTTCGGCTTTTGCTTCGGGGGCTGTTGCGCTCTGGAACTGGCCCGCAGCGGCGCACCGCTGAAGGCGGCGATTTCCTTCCACGGCACCCTGGATACACCGAACCCGGCTGATGCGCAGAACATCACGGGCGCGGTATTGGTCATGCATGGCGCCTCGGACCCGCTGGTGCCGAAAGAGCAGCTACCGGCCTTCGAAGATGAAATGAACGCCGCCGGGGTGGATTGGCAACTGCTGAGTTACGGCGGTGCGGTGCATTCGTTCACCGACCCGCAGGCCAATGTGCCGGGCAAGATGATGTACGACGCCAAGGTCGCCGGACGGGCGTTCCGCTCGATGCATAACTTGTTGGATGAAGTGTTCAGGGGCTGA